In one Erythrobacteraceae bacterium WH01K genomic region, the following are encoded:
- a CDS encoding ATP-binding cassette domain-containing protein, with product MDEAALDVIPELYQGEHPIVVEGLVNQFGDFRIHDELDLKVNRGEILGVVGGSGTGKSVLMRSIIGLQTPRAGRIEVLGTDVTAAEDDEDIDIRSRWGVLFQGGALFSTLTVGENVEVPLKQFYPELRPELRKQIARYKVLLSGLPEEATSKYPSELSGGMKKRAGLARALALDPQLLFLDEPTAGLDPVGAAKFDRLTRELADTLGLTVFLITHDLDTLHAICDRVAVLADKKVIAVDSIPNLMALDHPWIQEYFNGPRGRAAAGGYEKS from the coding sequence ATGGACGAAGCCGCCCTCGACGTCATTCCCGAGCTTTACCAGGGCGAGCATCCCATCGTCGTCGAAGGGCTGGTCAACCAGTTCGGCGACTTCCGCATCCACGACGAGCTGGACCTGAAGGTCAATCGCGGTGAAATCCTTGGCGTCGTTGGGGGATCGGGCACGGGCAAGTCTGTCCTGATGCGCTCGATAATCGGGTTGCAGACCCCGCGCGCCGGGCGGATCGAGGTGCTGGGGACGGATGTCACCGCCGCAGAGGACGACGAGGATATCGATATCCGCAGCCGCTGGGGCGTCCTGTTCCAGGGCGGGGCGCTGTTCAGCACACTTACGGTAGGCGAGAATGTCGAGGTTCCTCTGAAGCAGTTCTATCCCGAATTGCGGCCCGAACTTCGCAAGCAGATCGCCCGCTACAAGGTGCTGCTGTCGGGATTGCCGGAAGAAGCCACCAGCAAGTATCCCAGCGAGCTGTCCGGCGGGATGAAGAAGCGCGCCGGGCTGGCCCGGGCTCTGGCGCTCGACCCGCAGCTCCTTTTCCTCGACGAGCCTACGGCCGGCCTCGATCCTGTCGGCGCAGCAAAGTTTGACCGCTTGACGCGCGAGCTGGCCGATACGCTTGGCCTGACGGTGTTCCTCATCACCCACGACCTCGATACGCTGCACGCCATATGCGACCGGGTCGCCGTGCTGGCGGACAAGAAAGTGATCGCGGTGGACTCGATCCCCAATCTGATGGCGCTCGACCATCCGTGGATCCAGGAATATTTCAACGGACCGCGTGGCCGGGCAGCTGCGGGCGGGTACGAGAAATCGTGA
- a CDS encoding ABC-type transport auxiliary lipoprotein family protein, with the protein MTSTQTQQQRGLRSAVCGSRALLAGLAALSLSGCISIGGEAPEMLLTLTPQSTLAAGPGPSGQAASALLIEEPDAEQRIAVTRVPVQVDGSSVAYLTGAEWVERPARLFRRLLAETVRARSGRLVMERDDSSVVPGETLRGTLRQFGYDAAGRSVTVTFDAVRRTRDGTLQTRRFTATEQNVEPGGIVAGAALNRAANRVAQEVADWIG; encoded by the coding sequence ATGACATCCACCCAGACGCAGCAGCAACGTGGTTTGCGCTCGGCAGTATGCGGCTCGCGCGCCCTTCTTGCGGGACTCGCCGCCCTGTCGCTCTCCGGCTGCATCAGCATCGGCGGGGAAGCGCCGGAAATGCTGCTGACCCTGACGCCGCAAAGCACGCTTGCCGCGGGCCCCGGCCCCAGCGGGCAGGCGGCCAGCGCTCTCCTGATCGAGGAACCCGATGCCGAGCAGCGCATCGCGGTTACCCGCGTGCCCGTGCAGGTCGATGGCTCCAGCGTCGCCTATCTGACCGGTGCGGAATGGGTGGAGCGGCCTGCCCGGCTGTTCCGCCGCCTGCTGGCGGAAACCGTGCGCGCACGCTCGGGCAGGCTGGTGATGGAGCGCGACGATTCCTCTGTTGTCCCGGGCGAAACGCTGCGCGGAACGCTGCGCCAGTTCGGATATGATGCCGCTGGCCGCAGTGTCACCGTTACCTTCGACGCAGTGCGCCGGACCCGGGACGGCACGCTGCAGACCCGCCGCTTCACCGCGACGGAACAGAATGTGGAGCCGGGAGGCATCGTCGCCGGGGCGGCGCTCAACCGCGCTGCGAACCGCGTTGCACAAGAGGTGGCGGACTGGATCGGCTGA
- a CDS encoding MlaD family protein, with translation METRANHLWVGAVTLLLLAALAAGIVWLARLNETSRQEYEILFEQSVEGLARGSTVTYAGVPVGQVRDIYLEPASDDRRDRVGVLIEINESVRIFSDTAATLRASLTGVSTIQLERLTREEARDAGVTAIYVLNPEESEEPPQIIAREGGIGAILASVPDILDKTETTVERLNQLLAVENQDRIMGLVDNTSRLSNNLADSAPELQRTLRQMQGTLREAEGALAQFENTLASADSLLGQEGTALAQDLRTTLGSARTAADSLASTLEQANPAIEQLNSSTLPAANATLRDLQSTSRALRQVTERIESEGATSIIGSPKLPDYEP, from the coding sequence ATGGAAACGCGGGCAAATCATCTGTGGGTCGGGGCGGTTACCTTGCTGCTCCTCGCCGCGCTCGCCGCGGGGATTGTCTGGCTCGCGCGGCTGAACGAAACCAGCCGGCAGGAATATGAAATCCTGTTCGAACAATCGGTCGAGGGTCTCGCTAGGGGCTCAACCGTGACATATGCCGGCGTGCCGGTGGGACAGGTGCGGGACATCTATCTCGAACCGGCCTCCGACGACCGCAGGGACCGTGTGGGCGTCTTGATCGAGATCAACGAGAGCGTGCGGATATTCTCCGACACGGCAGCCACGCTCAGGGCCAGCCTGACGGGCGTATCGACCATCCAGCTCGAACGCCTGACGCGTGAGGAAGCGCGTGATGCCGGGGTTACGGCGATCTATGTCCTGAACCCGGAAGAGAGCGAGGAACCGCCGCAGATCATCGCGCGCGAAGGCGGTATCGGAGCGATCCTGGCCAGCGTGCCCGACATCCTCGACAAGACGGAAACCACGGTGGAGCGGCTGAACCAGCTGCTGGCGGTGGAGAACCAGGACCGGATCATGGGCTTGGTCGACAATACCAGCCGCCTGTCCAACAACCTCGCCGACAGCGCGCCGGAACTGCAGCGCACGCTGCGCCAGATGCAGGGCACGCTGCGGGAGGCGGAAGGCGCGCTCGCCCAGTTCGAGAATACGCTGGCTTCGGCGGACAGCCTGCTGGGGCAGGAAGGCACCGCGCTGGCGCAGGACCTGCGCACGACGCTTGGCAGCGCTCGAACGGCAGCGGACAGCCTGGCGTCCACGCTGGAACAGGCCAATCCCGCGATCGAGCAACTCAACAGCTCTACCTTGCCGGCAGCCAACGCCACCTTGCGCGATCTCCAGTCGACCAGCCGCGCCCTGCGCCAGGTGACCGAACGGATCGAAAGCGAAGGCGCGACCAGCATTATCGGATCGCCCAAATTGCCGGATTACGAACCGTGA
- a CDS encoding HAD-IA family hydrolase: MSSDAPVRLAVFDCDGTLVDGQAPVCDAMEAAFGAAGIAPPSRQSIRQIVGLSLPHAVRHLAPSLADSEVAAIVERYKTSFREARERGEVAEPLFAGIAELVERLRAEGWSLAVATGKSRRGLEHCLQTHGLTDSFDSLQTADGHPSKPDPTMLRTAMEETLAEPENTVMIGDTLYDMEMACAADVRAIGVSWGYHDTATLLDAGASDIAGDAGQLYRLICGAGK; this comes from the coding sequence GTGAGCAGCGATGCGCCCGTCCGCCTCGCCGTGTTCGATTGCGACGGTACGCTGGTCGACGGGCAGGCCCCTGTCTGCGATGCGATGGAAGCCGCCTTCGGGGCCGCCGGGATCGCCCCGCCTTCCCGCCAGAGCATACGCCAGATCGTCGGGCTGAGCCTGCCCCATGCCGTGCGCCATCTTGCGCCCAGTCTGGCCGACAGCGAAGTCGCGGCCATCGTCGAAAGGTACAAGACGTCTTTCCGCGAAGCGCGCGAACGCGGTGAAGTGGCGGAGCCACTTTTTGCAGGCATCGCCGAACTGGTGGAGCGACTCAGGGCCGAGGGGTGGAGCCTGGCGGTCGCGACCGGCAAGTCCCGGCGCGGCCTGGAGCACTGCCTTCAGACGCACGGCCTGACAGACAGCTTCGACAGCCTGCAGACCGCAGACGGTCATCCGTCCAAGCCCGATCCCACCATGCTGCGCACGGCCATGGAGGAAACGCTTGCCGAGCCGGAAAACACGGTGATGATCGGCGACACGCTCTATGACATGGAGATGGCCTGCGCGGCCGATGTCCGGGCCATAGGCGTATCCTGGGGCTATCACGACACCGCCACTCTGCTGGACGCCGGCGCGTCGGACATCGCGGGGGACGCCGGTCAACTGTACCGACTGATTTGCGGAGCGGGGAAGTGA
- a CDS encoding molecular chaperone has translation MKRFWSETDVLQAEGGWQVILDGRAVKTQALNPQIVPSRALAEAMAAEWSAQGEDIDPRSFPLRDLTDFSIDRVASGEEDAVSKALAFAETDTLCYRSAPGEALARRQDTIWEPLVTALESRENIAFERVAGIVHARQPDATMAALRRRLDELDPFTLAATLTLASLAASLCVALNALEDGADPAALWNAANLEEDMQAEIWGRDAEAEAVREEKKQAFLTAFRFLELLKA, from the coding sequence ATGAAACGTTTCTGGAGCGAGACGGATGTGCTGCAGGCCGAGGGCGGCTGGCAGGTCATCCTCGATGGCCGGGCCGTCAAGACACAGGCGCTCAATCCGCAGATCGTTCCGAGCCGGGCGCTGGCGGAGGCTATGGCGGCGGAATGGTCCGCACAGGGCGAGGACATCGACCCTCGCAGCTTTCCCCTTCGCGACCTGACCGATTTTTCCATCGACCGCGTGGCGAGCGGAGAGGAAGACGCCGTCTCGAAAGCACTGGCTTTCGCCGAGACGGATACGCTCTGCTATCGCTCCGCACCGGGCGAAGCGCTGGCCCGGCGGCAGGATACGATCTGGGAACCGCTGGTCACGGCGCTTGAGTCCAGGGAAAATATCGCATTCGAACGCGTGGCCGGCATCGTCCATGCCCGCCAGCCTGATGCGACGATGGCGGCGCTGCGCCGCCGGCTCGATGAACTGGACCCGTTCACGCTGGCTGCCACCCTCACCCTCGCATCGCTGGCCGCATCGCTGTGCGTGGCCCTGAATGCGCTGGAGGACGGGGCCGATCCGGCCGCGCTGTGGAATGCAGCCAATCTTGAAGAAGACATGCAGGCGGAAATCTGGGGCCGCGATGCAGAGGCAGAGGCAGTGCGCGAGGAAAAGAAACAGGCGTTTCTGACCGCCTTCCGCTTCCTCGAACTCCTGAAGGCATAA